A window of the Equus asinus isolate D_3611 breed Donkey chromosome 20, EquAss-T2T_v2, whole genome shotgun sequence genome harbors these coding sequences:
- the RCN1 gene encoding reticulocalbin-1 isoform X4 has product MARLGPALLPALLLLLLLLLWPRALRAKPTVRKERVVRPDSELGERPPEDNRSFQYDHEAFLGKEDSKTFDQLSSEESKDRLGKIVDRIDNDGDGFVTTEELKTWIKRVQKRYIYDNVAKVWKDYDRDKDDKISWEEYKQATYGYYLGNPAEFQDSSDHHTFKKMLPRDERRFKAADRDGDQTATREEFTAFLHPEEFEHMKEIVVLETLEDIDKNGDGFVDQDEYIGLGWRQKQMASSSPAQHPPLRTATGAPFPGENEDELRNAQRFVVSWRSSKYRGFALKLACRP; this is encoded by the exons ATGGCGCGCCTCGGCCCCGCGCTCCTGCcggcgctgctgctgctgctgctgctgctgctgtggccgCGCGCGCTGCGGGCCAAGCCCACGGTGCGCAAGGAGCGCGTGGTGCGGCCCGACTCGGAGCTGGGCGAGCGGCCGCCCGAGGACAACCGGAGCTTCCAGTACGACCACGAGGCCTTCCTGGGCAAGGAGGACTCCAAGACCTTCGACCAGCTCAGCTCGGAGGAGAGCAAGGACCGGCTGGG GAAGATTGTTGATCGAATCGACAATGATGGGGACGGCTTTGTCACCACTGAAGAGCTGAAAACCTGGATCAAACGGGTACAAAAAAGATACATCTATGATAATGTCGCCAAAGTCTGGAAGGATTATGATCGGGACAAAGACGATAAAATTTCCTGGGAAGAGTACAAACAAGCCACCTACGGCTACTACCTGG GAAACCCGGCAGAGTTTCAGGATAGTTCAGACCATCACACCTTTAAAAAGATGCTGCCACGCGACGAGAGGAGGTTCAAGGCTGCAGACCGCGACGGTGACCAGACGGCCACGCGGGAGGAGTTCACGGCCTTCCTGCACCCTGAGGAGTTCGAGCACATGAAGGAAATTGTGGTTCTG GAAACTCTGGAGGACATCGACAAGAACGGGGACGGGTTTGTGGATCAGGACGAGTACATTG GCCTGGGGTGGAGGCAGAAGCAGATGGCTTCCTCGAGTCCAGCTCAGCATCCTCCTCTGAGGACGGCAACAGGAGCGCCTTTTCCGGGAGAGAATGAGGATGAACTAAGGAACGCGCAGCGCTTTGTGgtcagctg GCGCAGTTCCAAGTACAGAGGATTCGCGCTGAAGCTGGCTTGTCGGCCTTGA
- the RCN1 gene encoding reticulocalbin-1 isoform X5, with protein sequence MARLGPALLPALLLLLLLLLWPRALRAKPTVRKERVVRPDSELGERPPEDNRSFQYDHEAFLGKEDSKTFDQLSSEESKDRLGKIVDRIDNDGDGFVTTEELKTWIKRVQKRYIYDNVAKVWKDYDRDKDDKISWEEYKQATYGYYLGNPAEFQDSSDHHTFKKMLPRDERRFKAADRDGDQTATREEFTAFLHPEEFEHMKEIVVLETLEDIDKNGDGFVDQDEYIGGDERKSSGGVAQLEEHWSRESGLLHLLAMWPWEPYDHDKPWFPHL encoded by the exons ATGGCGCGCCTCGGCCCCGCGCTCCTGCcggcgctgctgctgctgctgctgctgctgctgtggccgCGCGCGCTGCGGGCCAAGCCCACGGTGCGCAAGGAGCGCGTGGTGCGGCCCGACTCGGAGCTGGGCGAGCGGCCGCCCGAGGACAACCGGAGCTTCCAGTACGACCACGAGGCCTTCCTGGGCAAGGAGGACTCCAAGACCTTCGACCAGCTCAGCTCGGAGGAGAGCAAGGACCGGCTGGG GAAGATTGTTGATCGAATCGACAATGATGGGGACGGCTTTGTCACCACTGAAGAGCTGAAAACCTGGATCAAACGGGTACAAAAAAGATACATCTATGATAATGTCGCCAAAGTCTGGAAGGATTATGATCGGGACAAAGACGATAAAATTTCCTGGGAAGAGTACAAACAAGCCACCTACGGCTACTACCTGG GAAACCCGGCAGAGTTTCAGGATAGTTCAGACCATCACACCTTTAAAAAGATGCTGCCACGCGACGAGAGGAGGTTCAAGGCTGCAGACCGCGACGGTGACCAGACGGCCACGCGGGAGGAGTTCACGGCCTTCCTGCACCCTGAGGAGTTCGAGCACATGAAGGAAATTGTGGTTCTG GAAACTCTGGAGGACATCGACAAGAACGGGGACGGGTTTGTGGATCAGGACGAGTACATTG GCGGGGACGAGAGGAAGAGCAGTGGTGGTGTGGCACAGTTGGAAGAGCACTGGAGTCGGGAGTCCGGGCTTCTCCACCTACTGGCCATGTGGCCCTGGGAGCCATATGACCATGATAagccctggtttcctcatctgtaa
- the RCN1 gene encoding reticulocalbin-1 isoform X1, with protein MARLGPALLPALLLLLLLLLWPRALRAKPTVRKERVVRPDSELGERPPEDNRSFQYDHEAFLGKEDSKTFDQLSSEESKDRLGKIVDRIDNDGDGFVTTEELKTWIKRVQKRYIYDNVAKVWKDYDRDKDDKISWEEYKQATYGYYLGNPAEFQDSSDHHTFKKMLPRDERRFKAADRDGDQTATREEFTAFLHPEEFEHMKEIVVLETLEDIDKNGDGFVDQDEYIADMFSHEENGPEPDWVLSEREQFTEFRDLNKDGKLDKDEIRHWILPQDYDHAQAEARHLVYESDKNKDEKLTKEEILENWNMFVGSQATNYGEDLTKNHDEL; from the exons ATGGCGCGCCTCGGCCCCGCGCTCCTGCcggcgctgctgctgctgctgctgctgctgctgtggccgCGCGCGCTGCGGGCCAAGCCCACGGTGCGCAAGGAGCGCGTGGTGCGGCCCGACTCGGAGCTGGGCGAGCGGCCGCCCGAGGACAACCGGAGCTTCCAGTACGACCACGAGGCCTTCCTGGGCAAGGAGGACTCCAAGACCTTCGACCAGCTCAGCTCGGAGGAGAGCAAGGACCGGCTGGG GAAGATTGTTGATCGAATCGACAATGATGGGGACGGCTTTGTCACCACTGAAGAGCTGAAAACCTGGATCAAACGGGTACAAAAAAGATACATCTATGATAATGTCGCCAAAGTCTGGAAGGATTATGATCGGGACAAAGACGATAAAATTTCCTGGGAAGAGTACAAACAAGCCACCTACGGCTACTACCTGG GAAACCCGGCAGAGTTTCAGGATAGTTCAGACCATCACACCTTTAAAAAGATGCTGCCACGCGACGAGAGGAGGTTCAAGGCTGCAGACCGCGACGGTGACCAGACGGCCACGCGGGAGGAGTTCACGGCCTTCCTGCACCCTGAGGAGTTCGAGCACATGAAGGAAATTGTGGTTCTG GAAACTCTGGAGGACATCGACAAGAACGGGGACGGGTTTGTGGATCAGGACGAGTACATTG CGGATATGTTTTCCCACGAGGAGAATGGCCCTGAGCCAGACTGGGTTTTGTCAGAACGGGAGCAGTTCACTGAATTCCGGGATCTGAACAAGGACGGGAAGTTGGACAAAGATGAGATTCGCCACTGGATCCTCCCCCAGGACTATGACCACGCGCAGGCCGAGGCCAGGCACCTGGTGTACGAGTCAGATAAGAACAAG GATGAGAAGCTGACTAAAGAGGAGATACTCGAGAACTGGAACATGTTTGTCGGAAGCCAAGCCACCAACTATGGGGAGGACCTCACCAAGAACCATGACGAGCTCTGA
- the RCN1 gene encoding reticulocalbin-1 isoform X7 yields MARLGPALLPALLLLLLLLLWPRALRAKPTVRKERVVRPDSELGERPPEDNRSFQYDHEAFLGKEDSKTFDQLSSEESKDRLGKIVDRIDNDGDGFVTTEELKTWIKRVQKRYIYDNVAKVWKDYDRDKDDKISWEEYKQATYGYYLGNPAEFQDSSDHHTFKKMLPRDERRFKAADRDGDQTATREEFTAFLHPEEFEHMKEIVVLETLEDIDKNGDGFVDQDEYIGLGWRQKQMASSSPAQHPPLRTATGAPFPGENEDELRNAQRFVVS; encoded by the exons ATGGCGCGCCTCGGCCCCGCGCTCCTGCcggcgctgctgctgctgctgctgctgctgctgtggccgCGCGCGCTGCGGGCCAAGCCCACGGTGCGCAAGGAGCGCGTGGTGCGGCCCGACTCGGAGCTGGGCGAGCGGCCGCCCGAGGACAACCGGAGCTTCCAGTACGACCACGAGGCCTTCCTGGGCAAGGAGGACTCCAAGACCTTCGACCAGCTCAGCTCGGAGGAGAGCAAGGACCGGCTGGG GAAGATTGTTGATCGAATCGACAATGATGGGGACGGCTTTGTCACCACTGAAGAGCTGAAAACCTGGATCAAACGGGTACAAAAAAGATACATCTATGATAATGTCGCCAAAGTCTGGAAGGATTATGATCGGGACAAAGACGATAAAATTTCCTGGGAAGAGTACAAACAAGCCACCTACGGCTACTACCTGG GAAACCCGGCAGAGTTTCAGGATAGTTCAGACCATCACACCTTTAAAAAGATGCTGCCACGCGACGAGAGGAGGTTCAAGGCTGCAGACCGCGACGGTGACCAGACGGCCACGCGGGAGGAGTTCACGGCCTTCCTGCACCCTGAGGAGTTCGAGCACATGAAGGAAATTGTGGTTCTG GAAACTCTGGAGGACATCGACAAGAACGGGGACGGGTTTGTGGATCAGGACGAGTACATTG GCCTGGGGTGGAGGCAGAAGCAGATGGCTTCCTCGAGTCCAGCTCAGCATCCTCCTCTGAGGACGGCAACAGGAGCGCCTTTTCCGGGAGAGAATGAGGATGAACTAAGGAACGCGCAGCGCTTTGTGgtcagctg A